A genomic window from Punica granatum isolate Tunisia-2019 chromosome 2, ASM765513v2, whole genome shotgun sequence includes:
- the LOC116197931 gene encoding glyceraldehyde-3-phosphate dehydrogenase, cytosolic — protein sequence MAKIKIGINGFGRIGRLVARVALQRDDVELVAVNDPFITTDYMTYMFKYDSVHGQWKHHELKVKDEKTLLFGEKPVAVFGIRNPEEIPWAETGAEYIVESTGVFTDKDKAAAHLKGGAKKVVISAPSKDAPMFVVGVNEKEYKPDLHIVSNASCTTNCLAPLAKVIHDRFGIVEGLMTTVHSITATQKTVDGPSMKDWRGGRAASFNIIPSSTGAAKAVGKVLPSLNGKLTGMAFRVPTVDVSVVDLTVRLEKGATYDEIKAAIKAESEGKLKGILGYTEDDVVSTDFVGDNRSSIFDAKAGIALNKNFVKLVSWYDNEWGYSTRVIDLICHMASVQ from the exons ATGGCGAAGATCAAGATCGGCATCAACG GGTTCGGAAGGATCGGCCGTCTCGTCGCGAGGGTCGCCCTGCAGAGGGATGACGTCGAGCTCGTCGCCGTCAACGATCCATTCATCACCACCGATTACATG ACCTATATGTTCAAGTATGACAGTGTTCACGGTCAGTGGAAGCACCACGAACTGAAGGTCAAGGACGAAAAGACCCTCCTTTTCGGCGAGAAGCCTGTCGCTGTTTTTGGGATCAG GAACCCTGAGGAGATCCCGTGGGCTGAGACAGGAGCTGAATACATTGTCGAGTCCACTGGTGTGTTCACCGATAAGGACAAAGCAGCTGCCCACTTGAAG GGTGGTGCCAAGAAGGTCGTCATTTCTGCCCCGAGTAAGGATGCTCCCATGTTTGTTGTGGGTGTCAATGAGAAGGAATACAAGCCTGACCTTCACATTGTATCCAATGCTAGCTGCACAACCAACTGCCTTGCTCCACTTGCAAAG GTTATCCATGATAGGTTTGGTATCGTGGAAGGTCTCATGACCACTGTCCACTCCATCACAG CCACACAGAAAACTGTTGATGGACCATCAATGAAGGATTGGAGAGGTGGCAGAGCTGCCTCATTCAACATCATTCCTAGCAGCACAGGAGCTGCCAAG GCTGTTGGGAAAGTATTGCCATCACTCAATGGAAAGTTGACTGGAATGGCTTTCCGCGTCCCCACTGTTGATGTTTCAGTGGTAGATCTTACTGTCAGACTTGAGAAAGGAGCCACTTATGATGAGATCAAAGCTGCCATCAA GGCGGAATCTGAGGGAAAACTGAAGGGAATTCTTGGTTACACCGAGGATGATGTGGTTTCAACTGACTTTGTGGGTGACAACAG GTCAAGCATCTTCGATGCCAAGGCTGGAATTGCTTTGAACAAGAACTTTGTTAAGCTTGTCTCTTGGTATGACAACGAATGGGGCTACAG CACTCGTGTCATTGACTTGATCTGCCACATGGCCTCTGTCCAGTAA